From Sphingomonas nostoxanthinifaciens, a single genomic window includes:
- a CDS encoding MAPEG family protein, which yields MEITPNSIAILWPTFALVLLIFVVWATMGFQRMAHVRDHPPTRSDIADRAGWEAYFRPVERPAANLANLFEMPVLFLVLVPLLIVMRQASHAQILLAWIFVALRAAHSLVHVRRGSVRVRFYLYVASCVILSAMWIGFAVDVVAMAQAVRATL from the coding sequence ATGGAGATCACCCCCAATTCGATCGCGATCCTGTGGCCCACCTTCGCGCTGGTGCTGCTGATCTTCGTCGTGTGGGCGACGATGGGGTTCCAGCGGATGGCGCATGTCCGCGATCATCCGCCGACCCGCTCCGACATCGCCGATCGCGCGGGGTGGGAAGCCTATTTCCGCCCGGTCGAACGCCCGGCCGCCAACCTCGCCAATCTGTTCGAGATGCCGGTGCTGTTCCTCGTGCTGGTGCCGCTGCTGATCGTCATGCGGCAGGCGAGCCATGCGCAGATCCTGCTCGCGTGGATCTTCGTCGCCTTGCGTGCAGCGCACAGCCTCGTCCATGTCCGCCGCGGCAGCGTGCGGGTGCGCTTCTACCTCTATGTCGCGTCGTGCGTGATCCTGTCGGCGATGTGGATCGGCTTCGCGGTCGATGTCGTGGCGATGGCGCAGGCGGTGCGCGCGACCCTGTAG
- the rpiB gene encoding ribose 5-phosphate isomerase B has translation MAERIAIASDHAAFALKDELAAWLRGLGHDVRDLGPTSDARVDYPDYGYALAQAIADGDAAYGIALCGSGIGISIAVNRHPAARCALISDPYAATLAREHNDANVLAMGARLIGVDMAKACVTAFLSTPFAGDRHTARVAKLTNPRFEKEPA, from the coding sequence GTGGCCGAGCGCATCGCCATCGCATCCGATCACGCCGCCTTCGCGCTGAAGGACGAGCTTGCCGCGTGGCTGCGCGGGCTCGGCCACGACGTGCGCGATCTCGGCCCGACGAGCGACGCGCGCGTCGACTATCCCGATTACGGCTATGCCCTCGCGCAGGCGATTGCCGACGGCGACGCGGCATACGGCATCGCCTTGTGCGGATCGGGCATCGGCATCTCGATCGCGGTCAACCGCCACCCCGCCGCGCGCTGCGCGCTCATCTCCGATCCCTATGCCGCGACGCTCGCGCGCGAGCATAACGACGCCAACGTGCTGGCGATGGGCGCACGCCTGATCGGCGTCGACATGGCCAAGGCGTGCGTCACGGCTTTCCTGTCCACCCCATTCGCCGGCGACCGCCACACGGCCCGCGTCGCCAAGCTCACTAATCCCCGTTTCGAGAAGGAACCCGCATGA
- the glyA gene encoding serine hydroxymethyltransferase, producing MSSNPSASTEVQPDGFFTRGLAAADPAVFAGLTHEIAREKKQIELIASENIVSKAVLEAQGSVFTNKYAEGYPGKRYYQGCHPSDEVEQLAIDRAKQLFGCGFANVQPHSGAQANGAVMLALTKPGDTIMGLSLDAGGHLTHGAKAAMSGKWFNAVQYGVTRDTHLIDYDAVAAMARQHQPRLIIAGGSAYPRHIDFARFRAIADEVGALFMVDMAHFAGLVAGGVHPTPFGHAQVVTTTTHKTLRGPRGGAVFTDDEAIAKKINSAVFPGLQGGPLMHVVAAKAVAFGEALQPDFKSYARAVVENAKALAARLEERGAKIVSGGTDTHLALVDLTPLGVTGKDADEALERAGITCNKNGIPFDPLPPVKTSGIRVGSPAGTTRGFGPAEFREIADMIADVLDGLSKNGEAGDAQVEQAVRTRVEALCDRFPIYPEL from the coding sequence ATGAGCAGCAACCCCAGCGCGTCGACCGAGGTGCAGCCCGATGGCTTCTTCACGCGCGGGCTGGCCGCCGCCGATCCCGCCGTCTTCGCCGGCCTGACCCACGAGATTGCGCGCGAGAAGAAGCAGATCGAGCTGATCGCGTCGGAGAATATCGTCTCCAAGGCGGTGCTGGAGGCGCAGGGCTCGGTCTTCACCAACAAATATGCCGAGGGCTATCCCGGCAAGCGTTACTATCAGGGCTGTCACCCCTCCGACGAGGTGGAGCAGCTGGCGATCGACCGCGCCAAGCAATTGTTCGGCTGCGGCTTCGCCAACGTCCAGCCGCATTCGGGCGCACAGGCCAACGGCGCGGTGATGCTGGCGCTGACCAAGCCGGGCGACACGATCATGGGCCTCAGCCTCGATGCCGGCGGCCACCTGACCCACGGCGCCAAGGCGGCGATGTCGGGCAAGTGGTTCAACGCCGTGCAATATGGCGTGACGCGCGACACCCACCTGATCGACTATGATGCGGTCGCGGCGATGGCGCGCCAGCACCAGCCGCGGCTCATCATCGCCGGCGGATCGGCCTATCCGCGCCACATCGACTTCGCGCGTTTCCGTGCGATCGCCGACGAGGTGGGGGCGCTGTTCATGGTCGACATGGCGCATTTTGCCGGGCTCGTCGCAGGCGGTGTCCACCCGACGCCGTTCGGCCATGCCCAGGTCGTCACCACCACCACGCACAAGACGCTGCGCGGGCCGCGCGGCGGCGCGGTCTTCACCGACGACGAGGCCATCGCCAAGAAGATCAATTCGGCGGTGTTCCCCGGCCTGCAGGGCGGCCCGCTGATGCACGTCGTCGCTGCCAAGGCGGTGGCGTTCGGCGAGGCGCTGCAGCCCGACTTCAAGAGCTATGCGCGCGCTGTGGTCGAGAATGCCAAGGCGCTGGCGGCACGGCTGGAGGAGCGCGGCGCGAAGATCGTCTCGGGCGGCACCGACACCCACCTGGCGCTCGTCGATCTCACCCCGCTCGGCGTCACCGGCAAGGATGCCGACGAGGCGCTGGAGCGCGCCGGCATCACCTGCAACAAGAACGGCATCCCGTTCGATCCGCTGCCCCCGGTCAAGACCAGCGGCATCCGCGTCGGCTCGCCCGCGGGCACCACGCGCGGCTTCGGCCCGGCCGAGTTCCGCGAGATCGCCGACATGATCGCCGACGTGCTCGACGGCCTGTCGAAGAATGGCGAGGCGGGCGACGCACAGGTGGAGCAGGCAGTGCGGACCCGCGTCGAGGCGCTGTGCGACCGCTTCCCGATCTATCCGGAGCTTTGA
- the nrdR gene encoding transcriptional regulator NrdR, translating to MRCPFCAHPDSQVKDSRPTEDGASIRRRRQCEGCGARFSTFERVQLRELTVIKKDGDRQPFDRSKLERSIAVAARKRPIKTEQIERMVSGIQRQLETSGESEVQAGRVGEMVMDGLQRLDPVAYIRFASVYKDFREAKDFEAFAGTVAEAAEREE from the coding sequence TTGCGCTGCCCGTTCTGCGCCCATCCCGATAGCCAGGTGAAGGATAGCCGTCCGACCGAGGACGGCGCCTCGATCCGCCGCCGCCGCCAGTGCGAGGGCTGCGGCGCGCGCTTCTCGACGTTCGAGCGGGTGCAACTGCGCGAGCTGACCGTCATCAAGAAGGATGGCGACCGCCAGCCGTTCGACCGCTCGAAGCTCGAACGCTCGATCGCGGTCGCCGCGCGCAAGCGGCCGATCAAGACCGAACAGATCGAGCGGATGGTGTCGGGCATCCAGCGCCAGCTTGAGACATCGGGCGAGAGCGAGGTCCAGGCGGGGCGCGTCGGCGAGATGGTGATGGACGGGCTGCAGCGCCTCGATCCGGTCGCGTACATTCGCTTCGCCAGCGTCTACAAGGATTTCCGCGAGGCCAAGGATTTCGAGGCGTTCGCCGGGACGGTGGCCGAGGCGGCGGAGCGGGAGGAGTGA
- a CDS encoding RNA methyltransferase: MNVPPPAIVLVRPQLGENIGKAARAMLNFGLTDLRLVAPRDGWPNPGAGPAASGADIVLERARVFDSVADAVADCAHVFATTVRRRGVTKPVIGPDEAAVAIRAEPGGSAVLFGPERSGLETDDVAIARTILTVPINPEFGSLNLAQAVILVAYEWSKGANLAQPPATELDPPAPQAELDGMIDQIDAMLEEAGFFFPPDRTPTTKRMLRTLLTKPGWNTHEVRTLRGVLTALDRPRRRGQPRASNASSS; this comes from the coding sequence GTGAACGTCCCGCCCCCCGCAATCGTCCTCGTCCGCCCGCAGCTTGGCGAGAATATCGGCAAGGCGGCGCGCGCCATGCTCAATTTCGGGCTCACCGACCTGCGGCTCGTCGCGCCACGCGACGGCTGGCCGAACCCCGGCGCCGGGCCCGCCGCCTCGGGCGCGGACATCGTGCTGGAGCGCGCGCGCGTGTTCGACAGCGTGGCGGATGCGGTCGCGGATTGCGCGCACGTCTTCGCGACCACCGTCCGCAGGCGCGGCGTCACCAAGCCGGTGATCGGGCCGGACGAGGCCGCCGTCGCGATCCGTGCCGAGCCCGGCGGCAGCGCGGTGCTGTTCGGACCCGAGCGGTCGGGGCTGGAGACCGACGACGTCGCGATCGCGCGCACCATCCTGACCGTGCCGATCAATCCCGAGTTCGGCAGCCTGAACCTCGCGCAGGCGGTGATCCTCGTCGCCTACGAATGGTCGAAGGGCGCGAACCTTGCCCAGCCGCCCGCGACCGAGCTCGATCCGCCGGCGCCGCAGGCCGAGCTCGACGGCATGATCGACCAGATCGACGCGATGCTGGAGGAAGCCGGCTTTTTCTTCCCGCCCGATCGCACGCCCACGACCAAGCGGATGCTGCGGACGCTCCTCACCAAGCCCGGCTGGAACACGCACGAGGTGCGCACCCTGCGCGGCGTGCTGACCGCGCTCGATCGGCCGCGCCGGCGCGGTCAGCCGCGGGCGTCGAACGCCTCCAGCTCGTAG
- a CDS encoding chorismate mutase, protein MTTVLPPERCSDMVEVRAGVDALDREMVALLATRFGYMRAAARIKPSRDRVRDEPRKAAVIANASAEAARLGWPPAIAEAVWEVLVEASIAYELEAFDARG, encoded by the coding sequence ATGACCACCGTCCTCCCGCCCGAACGATGCTCCGATATGGTCGAGGTCCGCGCCGGCGTCGACGCCCTCGACCGCGAAATGGTGGCGCTGCTGGCGACGCGCTTCGGCTACATGCGCGCTGCCGCCCGCATCAAGCCGTCGCGCGATCGCGTCCGCGACGAGCCGCGCAAGGCGGCGGTCATCGCCAATGCGTCCGCCGAGGCCGCGCGGCTGGGCTGGCCGCCGGCGATCGCCGAAGCGGTGTGGGAGGTGCTGGTCGAGGCGTCGATCGCCTACGAGCTGGAGGCGTTCGACGCCCGCGGCTGA
- the rpsD gene encoding 30S ribosomal protein S4 produces the protein MSKRSSAKYKLDRRMGENIWGRPKSPVNKREYGPGQHGQRRKGKATDFGIQLKAKQKLKGYYGDVTEKQFKKAYTEASRLKGDTSQNLIGLLERRLDAVVYRAKFTPTIFSARQLVSHGHVRVNGVKCNIASRLVKPGDEITLGTKAQEMALVMEAQGLSEREIPDYVGADGAAKVTFIRVPTLDEVPYPVKMEPNLVVEFYSR, from the coding sequence ATGTCGAAGCGCAGCAGCGCCAAGTACAAGCTCGACCGTCGCATGGGCGAGAATATCTGGGGCCGTCCGAAGTCCCCGGTGAACAAGCGCGAATATGGCCCTGGCCAGCACGGCCAGCGCCGCAAGGGCAAGGCGACCGATTTCGGTATCCAGCTCAAGGCGAAGCAGAAGCTGAAGGGCTATTACGGCGACGTCACCGAGAAGCAGTTCAAGAAGGCCTATACCGAGGCGAGCCGCCTGAAGGGCGACACCAGCCAGAACCTGATCGGCCTGCTCGAGCGCCGCCTCGACGCGGTGGTGTATCGCGCCAAGTTCACGCCGACCATCTTCTCGGCGCGCCAGCTCGTCAGCCACGGCCACGTTCGCGTCAACGGCGTGAAGTGCAACATCGCCAGCCGCCTGGTGAAGCCGGGGGACGAGATCACTTTGGGCACCAAGGCGCAGGAAATGGCGCTGGTGATGGAGGCGCAGGGCCTCTCCGAGCGTGAGATCCCCGATTATGTCGGCGCCGACGGTGCGGCGAAGGTCACCTTCATCCGCGTGCCGACGCTCGACGAGGTGCCCTATCCGGTGAAGATGGAGCCGAACCTGGTCGTCGAATTCTACTCGCGCTGA
- a CDS encoding alpha/beta hydrolase family protein, with the protein MIGKSMMTLALAGVATAAWTQPAATPGGTDAAPRFGVRPSIEHVSLSPDGMHLAYIAPVGGQGSALYTVALPDGEPRRAVGTDGKAQRLSSCDWVSNARLVCQVYATVKSDINVFTVNRLIAINADGSDVKMLSNNESLYQRRWTLYGGEVLDWMPGTANTILVQHDFVPEDKVASRIAEKRDGLGVQRVDTMSLSRTVVQTGVLNAVDYVTDGIGHVRLMGIQPPANSSQMMGRKINYSYRAAGGGGWTPFGSYDVVDESGLNPIAVDPKSDTVYAYRKIDGRRALVKVDLANSLREDLVYSNPRFDVGSLLRLGRARRIVGATFESDRSEAIYFDPDLKALAAALGHALPKGTMINFAGASDDETKLLIWAGSDTDPGRYYWFDRPTRKLTELMLVRPQLEGMALAPMRAITYPGADGTPIPAYLTLPPGSSGKNIPAIVLPHGGPSARDSWGFDWLVQFFVAQGYAVLQPQFRGSAGYGDAWFKNEGFRQWKVAITDVADAGHWLVKQGIADPARLAIFGWSYGGYAALQAQVLKPDLFKAVVAVAPVTDLAQLKEQYRNFTNYNFSADFIGAGAHVREGSPAQNADRFKAPVLIFQGDTDRNVYVVQSRMMDAALARAGKTHELVIYPGLDHYLDDSAARTDMLAKSDAFLKSALKR; encoded by the coding sequence ATGATCGGGAAAAGCATGATGACGCTGGCGCTCGCCGGCGTAGCGACAGCGGCATGGACGCAGCCGGCGGCCACGCCGGGCGGCACCGATGCCGCACCACGGTTTGGCGTGCGGCCGAGCATTGAGCATGTCAGCCTCTCGCCAGATGGTATGCACCTCGCTTACATCGCGCCGGTGGGTGGGCAGGGCTCCGCGCTCTACACGGTCGCGCTGCCCGACGGCGAGCCGCGTCGCGCGGTCGGAACCGACGGCAAGGCACAGCGCCTGTCGAGTTGCGACTGGGTGTCGAACGCGCGATTGGTGTGCCAGGTCTACGCGACGGTAAAATCTGACATCAACGTGTTCACCGTCAACCGGCTGATCGCGATCAACGCCGATGGCAGTGACGTGAAGATGCTGTCCAACAACGAGAGCCTCTATCAGCGCCGGTGGACCCTTTACGGCGGCGAGGTGCTCGACTGGATGCCCGGCACGGCCAACACCATCCTCGTGCAGCATGATTTCGTGCCGGAGGACAAGGTCGCATCCCGTATTGCCGAGAAGCGCGACGGGCTTGGCGTGCAGCGGGTCGACACGATGTCGCTCAGCCGGACGGTGGTGCAGACCGGCGTGTTGAACGCGGTCGACTACGTCACCGACGGGATCGGCCACGTCCGGCTGATGGGAATCCAGCCTCCCGCCAATTCCAGCCAGATGATGGGTCGCAAGATCAACTATTCCTATCGCGCGGCGGGCGGGGGCGGCTGGACGCCGTTCGGAAGTTACGACGTGGTCGACGAAAGCGGGCTCAACCCGATCGCGGTCGATCCCAAGTCGGACACGGTTTACGCTTACCGCAAGATCGACGGGCGGCGCGCGCTGGTGAAGGTCGATCTGGCGAACAGCTTGCGCGAGGATCTGGTCTATTCCAACCCGCGCTTCGATGTCGGGTCGCTGCTGCGGCTGGGTCGCGCGCGGCGGATCGTCGGCGCGACGTTCGAATCGGATCGCAGCGAGGCGATCTATTTCGATCCCGATCTGAAGGCGCTGGCTGCGGCGCTCGGCCACGCGCTGCCGAAGGGCACGATGATCAACTTCGCCGGCGCTAGCGACGACGAGACGAAGCTGCTGATCTGGGCCGGAAGCGATACCGACCCCGGGCGCTATTATTGGTTCGACCGGCCGACCCGCAAACTGACCGAGCTCATGCTGGTGCGCCCGCAGCTCGAGGGGATGGCGCTCGCGCCGATGCGCGCAATCACCTATCCCGGCGCGGACGGCACGCCGATCCCCGCATATCTGACGCTGCCGCCGGGCTCATCCGGCAAGAATATTCCCGCGATCGTGCTGCCGCACGGCGGGCCGAGCGCGCGCGACAGCTGGGGTTTCGACTGGCTGGTCCAGTTCTTCGTCGCACAAGGCTATGCCGTGCTTCAGCCGCAGTTCCGCGGTTCGGCCGGCTATGGCGACGCCTGGTTCAAGAACGAAGGCTTCCGCCAGTGGAAGGTCGCGATCACCGATGTGGCCGATGCCGGTCACTGGCTGGTCAAGCAGGGCATTGCCGATCCCGCGCGCTTGGCCATCTTCGGCTGGTCCTATGGCGGCTATGCGGCGCTGCAGGCGCAGGTGCTGAAGCCCGATCTGTTCAAGGCGGTCGTCGCGGTCGCGCCGGTGACCGATCTGGCCCAGTTGAAAGAGCAATATCGCAATTTCACGAACTATAATTTCTCGGCCGATTTCATCGGCGCCGGTGCACATGTCCGTGAAGGCTCGCCCGCCCAGAATGCCGATCGCTTCAAGGCGCCGGTGCTGATCTTCCAGGGCGATACCGATCGCAACGTCTATGTGGTGCAATCGCGGATGATGGACGCCGCGCTGGCGCGGGCGGGCAAGACGCACGAATTGGTGATCTACCCGGGCCTCGACCATTATCTCGACGATTCGGCCGCGCGTACTGACATGCTCGCAAAGAGCGACGCCTTCCTGAAGAGCGCTCTCAAACGATAG
- a CDS encoding agmatine deiminase family protein — protein sequence MSSTRAPALRQPPEWAPHASVWIGWPSHPELWEENLAPAQAEVAGFARAVHAGGKGERVVLVAANDAAAAEARAAMGDAAEVVVEPFGDVWLRDTGAILLDGADGLRAARFGFNWWGGKYHLPGDEAVGARLAEAAGFAIDAHDWVLEGGAIDVDGTGLAVTTEQCLLNPNRNPGLLRADIERRLAEDLGLDRVLWLGEGLAEDHTDGHVDNLARFVGPNRLAIPVPADADDPNAAIYADAKARAEAFGVEVVPIPSPGLTMRDGEIVPASYMNFYIGNAAVVVPIHGMPNDAAAVAAIGAFFPDRVAVGVRSDHVLSGGGSFHCISQQVPRV from the coding sequence ATGTCCAGCACCCGCGCGCCCGCTCTCCGCCAGCCCCCCGAATGGGCGCCGCATGCCAGCGTCTGGATCGGCTGGCCCAGCCATCCCGAGCTGTGGGAGGAGAATCTTGCCCCCGCACAGGCCGAGGTCGCGGGGTTTGCGCGCGCCGTCCATGCGGGGGGCAAGGGCGAGCGGGTGGTGCTGGTCGCGGCGAACGACGCGGCGGCAGCGGAAGCGCGCGCCGCAATGGGTGACGCCGCCGAAGTGGTGGTCGAGCCGTTCGGCGATGTGTGGCTACGCGATACCGGCGCGATCCTGCTCGACGGGGCAGACGGGCTGCGCGCGGCGCGGTTCGGCTTCAACTGGTGGGGCGGCAAATATCACCTGCCCGGCGACGAGGCGGTCGGCGCGCGGCTGGCCGAGGCCGCCGGCTTCGCGATCGACGCGCACGACTGGGTGCTGGAGGGCGGGGCGATCGACGTCGACGGCACCGGCCTCGCCGTCACCACCGAGCAATGCCTGCTCAACCCCAACCGCAATCCCGGCCTGCTGCGCGCCGATATCGAGCGGCGACTGGCCGAGGATCTGGGGCTCGATCGCGTGCTGTGGCTGGGCGAGGGCCTCGCCGAGGATCATACCGACGGCCATGTCGACAATCTCGCGCGCTTCGTCGGCCCGAATCGGTTGGCGATCCCGGTGCCAGCCGACGCCGACGACCCCAATGCCGCCATCTATGCCGATGCCAAGGCGCGTGCCGAGGCGTTCGGCGTCGAAGTGGTGCCGATCCCCTCGCCCGGCCTGACGATGCGTGACGGCGAGATCGTGCCGGCCTCGTACATGAACTTCTACATCGGCAATGCGGCGGTGGTGGTGCCGATCCACGGCATGCCGAACGATGCCGCCGCGGTGGCCGCGATCGGTGCATTTTTCCCCGACCGGGTCGCGGTGGGCGTCCGATCCGATCATGTTCTCAGCGGCGGGGGCAGCTTCCACTGCATCAGTCAGCAGGTGCCGCGCGTGTGA
- a CDS encoding DUF3147 family protein — MIQFWVRAALSGLIVAAIATIARRSPAAGALVASLPLLSLLGMIWLWHDTHDPARLAAHVEATFWYVLPSLPMFLVVPAALRHGVGFWPALAAGCALTILLYFITIGVAARFGVRL; from the coding sequence GTGATCCAGTTCTGGGTCCGTGCGGCCCTCTCGGGGCTGATCGTGGCGGCGATCGCCACGATCGCGCGGCGTAGTCCGGCGGCGGGCGCGCTGGTCGCCTCGCTGCCGCTGCTGTCGCTGCTCGGCATGATCTGGCTGTGGCACGACACGCACGATCCCGCCCGGCTGGCGGCGCATGTCGAGGCGACCTTCTGGTACGTGCTGCCGTCGCTGCCGATGTTCTTGGTGGTGCCGGCGGCGTTGCGCCACGGCGTCGGCTTCTGGCCGGCGCTCGCCGCCGGTTGCGCGCTGACGATCCTGCTCTATTTCATCACGATCGGCGTCGCCGCGCGTTTCGGCGTCCGCCTGTAG
- the aguB gene encoding N-carbamoylputrescine amidase — MTEITVAALQLAFVDDIDTNIATVSDLVREAAGRGAQVILPPELFEGPYFCRVEDESLFATAKPVGEHKAVLAMQALAAELGVTIPTSFFEADGPHHYNSLAMVGPDGAVQGVYRKSHIPDGPGYEEKFYFRPGNTGFKVWPGPKGIESATLGVGVCWDQWYPETARAMMLMGAQVLFYPTAIGSEPHDTSLDTARLWRRAMVGHAVSNVVPIVAANRVGTEHGQTFYGTSFICDERGDILAELGREETGVITATLDLDRVKRHRAAFGFFRDRRPELYGRLTQDI, encoded by the coding sequence ATGACCGAGATCACCGTGGCAGCGCTTCAGCTGGCCTTCGTCGACGACATCGATACGAACATCGCCACCGTATCCGATCTGGTGCGCGAGGCGGCCGGCCGCGGCGCGCAGGTGATCCTGCCGCCCGAACTGTTCGAGGGCCCCTATTTCTGCCGGGTCGAGGACGAAAGCCTGTTCGCCACCGCCAAGCCGGTGGGCGAGCACAAGGCGGTGCTGGCCATGCAGGCGCTCGCGGCCGAACTGGGCGTCACCATCCCCACCAGCTTCTTCGAGGCGGACGGGCCGCATCATTATAACAGCCTCGCCATGGTCGGGCCGGACGGCGCGGTGCAGGGCGTCTATCGCAAGAGCCACATCCCCGACGGCCCGGGCTATGAAGAGAAATTCTACTTCCGCCCCGGCAATACCGGCTTCAAGGTGTGGCCGGGCCCGAAGGGCATCGAGAGCGCGACGCTGGGCGTCGGCGTGTGCTGGGATCAATGGTATCCCGAGACCGCGCGCGCGATGATGCTGATGGGCGCGCAGGTGCTGTTCTACCCGACCGCGATCGGCAGCGAACCGCACGACACCAGCCTCGACACCGCCCGTCTGTGGCGCCGCGCGATGGTGGGGCATGCGGTGTCGAACGTCGTGCCGATCGTCGCCGCCAACCGCGTCGGCACCGAGCATGGCCAGACATTCTACGGCACCAGCTTCATCTGCGACGAGCGCGGCGACATCCTCGCCGAGCTCGGCCGCGAGGAAACCGGCGTCATCACCGCGACGCTCGATCTCGACCGGGTGAAGCGCCACCGCGCCGCCTTCGGCTTCTTCCGCGATCGGCGGCCGGAGCTGTACGGCCGCCTGACGCAGGACATCTGA
- a CDS encoding D-amino-acid transaminase has translation MARVAWLDGAFLPLEDARVPVMDRGFLFADGLYEVTTVLDGRLIDSASHLARLQRSADALEIALPLSLAEIEAIERELIARNGVDQGTVYLQLTRGVAERNFLPAPDLVPTLLMFTQVADILGSKVAETGIAVATMADIRWARRDIKSVMLLAQVLAKRAAAAAGAQEAWLIEDGFVTEGASSSATILTADGVLVTRPDSHAILPGCTRNAMLRLAAEEGLAIEHRAFTLNEALAAREAMMTSASTFVTPIVRIDGAPIGDGTPGPVAGRLRALYIEAARAQAL, from the coding sequence ATGGCGCGCGTCGCGTGGCTCGACGGCGCCTTCCTGCCGCTCGAGGATGCCAGGGTGCCGGTGATGGACCGCGGCTTCCTGTTCGCCGACGGCCTCTACGAGGTGACGACGGTGCTCGACGGACGGCTGATCGATTCGGCGTCGCACCTTGCCCGGCTGCAACGCTCGGCCGATGCGCTGGAGATCGCGCTGCCACTGTCACTGGCGGAGATCGAGGCGATCGAGCGCGAACTGATCGCGCGCAATGGCGTCGATCAGGGCACGGTCTATCTCCAGCTGACGCGCGGCGTGGCCGAGCGCAACTTCCTGCCCGCGCCCGATCTGGTTCCCACCCTGCTGATGTTCACCCAGGTCGCGGACATCCTCGGCAGCAAGGTGGCGGAGACCGGGATCGCGGTCGCGACGATGGCGGACATCCGCTGGGCGCGGCGCGACATCAAGAGCGTGATGCTGCTGGCGCAGGTGCTCGCGAAGCGCGCCGCCGCCGCCGCGGGCGCGCAGGAGGCGTGGCTGATCGAGGACGGCTTCGTCACCGAGGGCGCCTCGTCCAGCGCGACGATCCTGACGGCGGACGGCGTGCTCGTGACGCGCCCCGACAGCCACGCCATCCTGCCCGGCTGCACGCGCAACGCGATGCTGCGGCTGGCGGCCGAGGAAGGGCTGGCGATCGAGCATCGCGCCTTCACGCTGAACGAGGCGCTGGCCGCGCGCGAGGCGATGATGACGAGCGCCTCGACCTTCGTCACGCCGATCGTTCGCATCGACGGCGCGCCGATCGGCGACGGCACGCCGGGCCCGGTCGCCGGGCGCCTGCGCGCGCTCTATATCGAAGCGGCACGGGCGCAGGCGCTGTAG
- a CDS encoding uracil-DNA glycosylase yields MHAAEPPVDCPLCPRLAAFREDQRAAHPDWFNAPVPAFGDPEAWLAIVGLAPGMNGANRTGRPFTGDFAGALLYETLLKFGLAEGTYAARPDDGLTLRGAIIVNAVRCLPPQNKPTPEEVRTCRPFLESALAALPNLKIVVALGQIAHQSAVKALGGRLPKARFGHLAEHRLPSGMLLVDSYHCSRYNQNTGVLTADMFEAVFARALALAGQPEQAG; encoded by the coding sequence ATGCACGCCGCCGAGCCGCCCGTTGATTGCCCGCTCTGCCCGCGTCTCGCGGCCTTCCGCGAGGATCAGCGCGCGGCGCATCCCGATTGGTTCAACGCGCCTGTGCCCGCCTTCGGCGATCCGGAGGCATGGCTCGCGATCGTCGGCCTCGCACCGGGGATGAACGGTGCGAACCGCACCGGCCGCCCGTTCACCGGCGATTTCGCCGGCGCGCTGCTCTACGAGACGCTGCTCAAGTTCGGGCTGGCCGAGGGCACTTACGCCGCCCGGCCGGATGACGGCCTGACGCTGCGCGGCGCGATCATCGTCAATGCGGTGCGGTGTCTGCCGCCGCAGAACAAGCCGACGCCCGAGGAAGTCCGAACCTGCCGCCCCTTCCTCGAGTCAGCGCTGGCGGCGCTGCCGAACCTGAAGATCGTGGTGGCGCTCGGCCAGATCGCGCATCAATCGGCGGTCAAGGCGCTCGGCGGGCGACTGCCCAAGGCGAGGTTCGGGCATCTCGCCGAACATCGCCTGCCTTCGGGCATGCTGCTGGTCGATAGCTATCACTGCTCGCGCTACAACCAGAATACCGGGGTGCTGACCGCCGACATGTTCGAGGCGGTGTTCGCCCGCGCTCTGGCACTAGCCGGGCAGCCCGAGCAGGCGGGCTAA